GGATTTGTCCTATGGGTGCCAGGAATTTTCAttatccacacacacaaaaaaaaatcactgtgatATACCACCCCAGTAACAAAATGAAGAGTAAGAGccctatgatcatctcagtatctgcagaaaaagctttggacaaaattcaacatccatttatgataaatagCCTCTCTAGAACATatatcaacaacacattaaaagaattatacaccatgatcaagtgggatttattccagggatgcgcagattcttcaatatatggatatcaatcaatgtgatacaccacattaacaaatggaagaacaaataccatatgatcacctcaacagatacagaaaaatgttcaacaaaattcaacaccatttatgattaaaaactctccagaaagtgagcacagagggaacctacctcaacaaaataaaggaCATAcaagacaaacccacagcaaacatcagtcTCAACggcaaaaaactgaaagcattttgtctaagaccaggaacaagacaGAGATGGCCACACTCGCCACTACCACTCAAAACAGTTTTGAagtctagccatggcaatcagagaagaaaaagaaataaaaggaatcaaaaatggggggaaaaaagtgaaattgtcattgtttgtaaatgagaTGATATTAACTATGGAAAATcataaagatgctaccagaacaCTACCAGAGTTTATCACTGAATTTGGTAAATCTGCcagatataaaatgaatacaccAAAAtttcttgcattcttatacactaatgacgaatgatcagaaagagaaattacggAAACGATCCCACTTTacatcacatttaaaatataataaaaatacctaagaagaaaacatacctaaggaggcaaaagacccgtactcagaaaactataaggatTGATAAacgaaatcaaagatgacacaaaaaggtggagagatataccatgttcttggagtgGATTAATCAATATTGGgaaaatgactacactacccAAACTGACTAACAGATTCGATGCCATCTCTACCAAAttacaatgatatttttcatggaaatagaacaaaaatgtttacaaattgtttggaagaaaaaaaaaggcccggaacagtcaaagcaatcttgagaaagaaaaatggagctagaggaatcaggcttcctgacttcacaatacactacaaagctacagtaaccaaaacagtatggtactggcaccaaaacagaaatacagaccatggGATAACAATAGAAATCctagagataaaaccagtcacctatatcaacaacctcaggtatgcagataatactactcttaatagcagaaagtgaagaggaactaaagagcctcctgatgaaagtgaaagaggagagtataaAGCTGActtaaacctcaaaaaaaaaaaaaaaaacaacaaaaaacactcattcaaaaaaactaagatcatgacatgcagttctatcacatcatggcaaatagaagggggaaaggtgaaagcagtgacagattttcttttcttgggctccaaaatgactacagacagtgactgcagccatgaaattaaaagatgcttggtccttggaaggaaagctgtgacaaacctagttcagttcagttcagtcactccttcatgtccaactctttgcgaccccatgaaccgcagcacaccaggcctccctgtttgtcaccaactcccggagtttacccaaactcatgtccattgagtcagtgatgccatccagccatctcatcctctgtcatccccttctcctcctgccttcaatctttcccaacatgagggtcttttccaatgagtcagctctttgcatcaggtggccaaaatattggaggagAATATGTTGCTTCAACCACTTAGGGTCAGTGCCCCTCACCTGCAGGAAGCAGGTACTGACAgatttctctgcccctttcccctcagcaacaatattctcctaaaataaaaagggggaaatgagagacttaacttaggcaggttgataaggagtcaaagcctaaggcccctttaaggaggagataaacattctttctttttcacagtctTTCCTATAGATATGTAGGCCTCGTAGGCAGCAGTATCTCTTATTCAAggacatgcctttttttttttttttttttaagctttggatATATGTTATGGGAGAAGGTCTGGGTAAAAACTTCCACAGCTGTAGCTCTGGGTTAACCTGTTCCTTCTGGCTGATCTCGTGCTGATGTCATCCCAGGAGGTATGTTAGAGGAAAGGGTCTGGAAAAATTCTCGCAGTCTTGAGGTATCTTTTATCTATTCTCAGCAGCTAGTTGAGAAGTGTAtaagtgactgagactgtcttgactgagactgtctttggtccCGAGTTAAATCTTCTCCTTCGGAGACCACGAATCTGGCGGCACTGTTCACCATTCACCATAAGATGTCACAACTCTAGAGTCAGTATTCATGTTTGTCTCATGCCAAGCACCACTGAACCTGAAGCATTATATAGACCTTCTTATCAACTTTCTATAGCCATCTAacagagaatatttaaaatgtgatttaaggTTATCCTGTCCTATTCAAAGTGTGTAAACATTCTACTCACATGATTTGAATAGGACAgaatcttggcgaccccatggacactagtTTGCAAGTCTCTgctattcatggaatttttcaggcatgaatactggagtgggttgtcgtttcctcctcgaggaagtcttcccaacccatgccccatgcatctcctgcattggcaggtggattgtttaccactgggaatgtttgggaagccccaaacattcTACTTAGGCAAGCTCAAATGACCTGAGAGACTTaccattttcaaagttttttcccTTGTATTGTACTTTCCTTGTCATTGAAAGGTCCAGACTCTCTCTACACAGTATAATCTGTGTAGCATGTAACACTTGtcagtatttaatattattaatttcctcaaaaatcaaaatccatctcattccctcctcatttctttcactgtttaAGTTTGTTACATGCTTAGCTGGTGtctaaaatagagacaaaagcaAAGACTGGGCAAACATTGCCACTTTtatcacagaaaatgttttcacaGCCACAAATGATGGGATAccctaagaaaataattacagaaattaaGGTGCATAGAGCACAGAGCTGGAACCAAGATGTAATTATCCAAAAAAAGGAGTGATCACTAAGTATTTCAAATGGGGAAGAGGAAATTATGTTCTTAAAATTCATGGAGAAAATTCATACACAAAGTCCTCTGTTCCACCATTATCCTATGAAGGGAGCCCCAGAGAAATCATCCCTGGAGGGAAAGATACACAGAGTGGAATTCCTGGTACAGAGTGCACTTCTCCCgtgatggggagtgggaggggtcgGGGAAAGCCTCGTGGGCGTGGCTTTGCGTGGCGTCCAAGATGACGTCACAAACATCAACCGTATCCCACGACACCATGGGCTGAGCTAGTGCCAGCGGCAGCTGCGTCTGGGGAGGAAGCTTGCCCTCTGTACCCATGAGGTAAAATCCATGGGAGCAGTAGAGAGTTGGATGCCCTCGAACAGAGTGGGGCATgccccagaggagccaggtgctcctgagggggaggaggaggccgaAGAGGTAGCAGGGGCAGTgatagaggaaggggaggagagggaaaatgcCAGACCCACCACTAGTCAAGGGCGCCACAAGCGGAAGACAGGCCCAGAAGGGCAGCTCACAAAAGCGACCCACAGGAAGAGAGCAAAAGACAGATTCGAGTCCATTTATAAGACACTTTttctgagaggagaagggagtgacgtGCAGATCCGTGCCCTGGGGGAGGAGTGGAACTTGCACAAGGTCTACTTGTGCCAGTCAggatactttgctagcatgttcaGTGGTGCGTGGCGTGAGACAACCATGGATATTGTAGAGTTGCAGATGCCTGACGAGAACATTGATTGTGAGGCATTGCACGAGGCTTTAGGTTTTCTGTACCGAAACTCTGTGCTCATCCCACCCGGTCGAGTGGTCCCCATGCTGGCCACAGCCAGCATGCTGCAGCTGGACAAGCTGATTCAGCAGTGCGGGGAGGTAATGAAGGAGACGGTCAGTGATCAGACCGTGTGCAGCTACTACTGCTCTGCTGAGAGCTACGGACTCCAGAACATCAGGGCCATGTGTCTTCAGTGGCTGCTGGACAATCTAATGACCCAGCATAGTGAGGAGTTATTGAGAGAAATTAGCCTGGATCTCATGAAAGAGGTCATTGCCTCTTCAGAGCTCATCGTGATGGAGGTAGAGATGGATGTGTACACGACGCTGAAAAAGTGGATGTTCCTGCAGCTGCAGCCGACATGGAGAGGCCCCCGCAGAGACCTACTGCCTGACGCCGACTCGTGGTTTGCCAGGTCCAGGCAGGAGTCAGAGGGCACCGCTTTCCTGGAGACCGAGCAGGGCAGAGCCTTCGTGCCAGCGTTCCAGCAGCTGCGGCTTGCCTACATAATCTGCGACCTGCCGTCAGCACGCATCATCGACCAGGATGCACTGATCCCTGCCACGTGGCTGGCCCCAGTGTACAAAGAGCAGTGGCTTGCCCTCCTCCGGGCTGAGCAGACCAGAGACCTCGGGCCCGTGGATGTCTTCGTGTCCGACCTCCAGAGGACCAGCATGCGGTGCGGGGGCCGGCTCCTCAGGGATGCGCAGCGCACCTGGCGGTGGGCAGGCTTCAACTTCGGCTGGGACTTGGTGGTGTGCTATGCCAACCGGCGCATCATTTTCAAGC
This DNA window, taken from Bubalus kerabau isolate K-KA32 ecotype Philippines breed swamp buffalo chromosome X, PCC_UOA_SB_1v2, whole genome shotgun sequence, encodes the following:
- the LOC129640112 gene encoding germ cell-less protein-like 1; its protein translation is MPSNRVGHAPEEPGAPEGEEEAEEVAGAVIEEGEERENARPTTSQGRHKRKTGPEGQLTKATHRKRAKDRFESIYKTLFLRGEGSDVQIRALGEEWNLHKVYLCQSGYFASMFSGAWRETTMDIVELQMPDENIDCEALHEALGFLYRNSVLIPPGRVVPMLATASMLQLDKLIQQCGEVMKETVSDQTVCSYYCSAESYGLQNIRAMCLQWLLDNLMTQHSEELLREISLDLMKEVIASSELIVMEVEMDVYTTLKKWMFLQLQPTWRGPRRDLLPDADSWFARSRQESEGTAFLETEQGRAFVPAFQQLRLAYIICDLPSARIIDQDALIPATWLAPVYKEQWLALLRAEQTRDLGPVDVFVSDLQRTSMRCGGRLLRDAQRTWRWAGFNFGWDLVVCYANRRIIFKHSALKKSCGLGVSSLWQRKVAFRLRLASLDRAGRAIFRKQTEFQVLSLGKDEELEVVNLENEDVVFPIYVTCNFLYLPREGRFPQ